Below is a window of Cytophagaceae bacterium DNA.
TTATTTCCACCATACTGATCTACTCCCGCCATTAAGGCTTTATAATGCAACTCAACAAGAGAAAGATTTTCTACACCCCATGATTTGCCATCCAGGAAAGAATCCATTGACTTATGGGCTCCTACCACTAACCAGTCGGTACAAACTACCCCATCGTAACCAAATTTCTTCCTCAATAAATCCGTGATAATGTATTTATTGTAATTATTAGCCACATTTTCATGGTTTTTTATGTCCTGATTCCATGAAATAGTGTAATAAGGCATCACGGCTGAGGCCATTTTGGTCTGTCCTTTAAGTTTAAACGCCCCCTGAATAAAAGGAATCATGTGTGCATCGAAATTTTTTCCAGGATATACAGCATACTTCCCATTGGCGTAATGGGCATCACGACCACCTTCTCCAGAACCTCCGCCCGGCCAGTGTTTTACCATAGCATTTACGCTTTTTAAGCCCCAATTGCCCGATTGAAAACCATCACAATAAGCTTGAGCCATGGCGGCTGAAAGCAAAGGACTTTCTCCAAATGTACCATTGAAACGTCCCCAGCGAGGTTCGGTAGCAATATCGACTTGTGGTGACAGAGCGGTGGTAATGCCCAATGCCCGGTATTCTTCTGCAGCAATTTTACCAAAATTCTCAGTGATAGCAGGATCAAATGTAGCTGCCATGCCCAGAGAACTCGGCCACATCGAGATTTCGCCACCAGCAGCCGCATCATATTCAGCTTTGGCTTTTGTTCCGTGGCGGGGATCGGAGCTGTTGTTGGCTGGAATTCCCAGACCTACACTTTCGCAATAAGCCTGCATTTTGTTATTCCATGTCGCAGCAATTTCAGGAGTTTGAACGGTAGTAATCAAAACATGTCGTAGATCATCTTCTGCCAAAAATTTCTTCTGTTGATCGGTCAATTCAGTTGGGTCAGTTTCACCCGGAACAAAAGGTTTTCCGCCATAAGTTCCTGCGAAATATCCACCTGCACGGGCAGGAACAGATTGATGGGAAGAATACAGCATCAAACCGGCGATTTGTTCGATGCTTAGTTTCGAAGCCAAATCTTTTGCTCTAACATCGTAACTTAGCCTCCAGTCTTCGTATTTATCAAGTTTGCCATCTTTATTTAAATCTTTAAAAGCCAAACCATTGACAGTGAGTATTTTTACTCCAGAGAAAGGTGAGTATCCTAAAGCTTTTCCTCCGGGATTTTTGATCTGTGAGAAAGTTTGGTGATTGGTTTCAATCCATTTTTTTTGGGAAAAAACAATAGTATTGACCAAAACCAATAATATTAGAAGGAAGGTTCTTTTCATTTTATTTAAGGTATTAATTTCCTCAAAATTATTATTTTATCAATATGATACAATAAAATTTGCAGATATTTTTTTAGATTTTAGAATTAAAAAACGAATTTTTAAACAAAATCAAATTTCGAAATCCTAATTTTTTACAAGACTTTGAAAATCTTAATCTCCACATCCTGAGGATTTTTAGTGCCGTTTGCAATGAAAACTGACTTGTTTAACCAGTCATATTTTCCTGTGGGTGTTTCGAAAACGGTAACCATTCTAAAATAATATTCTTTAGGATCTACCATTTCTCCTTTTCCCAATCGGGCTGCGACTTCCGGGCTGGCAATCCTCAAACCGGTGTTTTTCAAATAAATGATCACACCATCTGTGGTTTTTATCTGATATTCGGCCGATATTTCAGCGGCACCGTCTTTTCTTATGACCTGCCAGTCAGCTCCACCTGGCAAAACCTCTCCCTGCAGTTTTTCCCCGGCGACTGTTCCTCCTACAATGGGTATGATTCTTCTGAAACCATGAGGTCCATCACCTGGAACCATTGGTACGCCTAATTTGACATTTATTGTGCATAAATATTCTAAAACTGGGGCATTCTGAGCATAAACATTTGAATTATAAGTTATTAACAATAAAACAAATAGTTTCTGTAACAAATTAATTTTCATTATTTTATGGTTATTTTGGTTGCATTCTGATGGCTCCGTCGAGTCTAATTACTTCACCGTTGAGATAGGTATTTTCGATAATATGCTTTACTAAAGCTGCAAATTCGGCGGGTTTTCCTAATCTGGATGGAAAAGGTACCTGCTGCCCCAACGAATCCTGAATTTCCTTGGAGAAGGAAGACATCAGCGGAGTTTCGAAAATGCCGGGAGCGATGGTCATCACTCTTATGCCTGAGCGGGCGAGCTCTCTTGCAATAGGCAGGGTCATGGAAACAATCCCTCCTTTTGAAGCCGAATAAGCAGCTTGCCCAATCTGGCCGTCAAAAGCCGCTACACTGGCGGTGTTTATGATTATTCCTCTTTCGAGATTTGAGTCTGGCTCATTGTTTTGCATTTGATTTGCCCCCAGCCTTATCATATTAAAAGTGCCCACAAGGTTGACATTTAATACTTTCTGAAAAAAATCAAGCGTATGCGGACCATTTTTTCCTACCACTCTTTGAGCAGGACCTATACCCGCACAGTTAATAACCCCTGAAATTCCCCCAAACTTTTCTTTGGCGGCATCAATGGCTTTTTGAACAGAATTTTCATCAGAAACATCTGTTTTTACAAAAAATGCATTGCCACTTAATTCCTTTTCCGCCAGTTTTC
It encodes the following:
- a CDS encoding 3-hydroxyacyl-CoA dehydrogenase, with the protein product MNINQKTFIITGAASGLGLAVAKMIIENGGKAVLLDINEDAGKLAEKELSGNAFFVKTDVSDENSVQKAIDAAKEKFGGISGVINCAGIGPAQRVVGKNGPHTLDFFQKVLNVNLVGTFNMIRLGANQMQNNEPDSNLERGIIINTASVAAFDGQIGQAAYSASKGGIVSMTLPIARELARSGIRVMTIAPGIFETPLMSSFSKEIQDSLGQQVPFPSRLGKPAEFAALVKHIIENTYLNGEVIRLDGAIRMQPK
- a CDS encoding glycoside hydrolase family 3 C-terminal domain-containing protein; this encodes MKRTFLLILLVLVNTIVFSQKKWIETNHQTFSQIKNPGGKALGYSPFSGVKILTVNGLAFKDLNKDGKLDKYEDWRLSYDVRAKDLASKLSIEQIAGLMLYSSHQSVPARAGGYFAGTYGGKPFVPGETDPTELTDQQKKFLAEDDLRHVLITTVQTPEIAATWNNKMQAYCESVGLGIPANNSSDPRHGTKAKAEYDAAAGGEISMWPSSLGMAATFDPAITENFGKIAAEEYRALGITTALSPQVDIATEPRWGRFNGTFGESPLLSAAMAQAYCDGFQSGNWGLKSVNAMVKHWPGGGSGEGGRDAHYANGKYAVYPGKNFDAHMIPFIQGAFKLKGQTKMASAVMPYYTISWNQDIKNHENVANNYNKYIITDLLRKKFGYDGVVCTDWLVVGAHKSMDSFLDGKSWGVENLSLVELHYKALMAGVDQYGGNNDAKPVLEAYQKGVKEMGEAAIRARFEQSAVRLLKNIFRVGVFENPYLDPTETKSIVGKPEYMKAGYEAQLKSIVMLKNQENTLPLTSKKTVYVPKRFVSASRNFLGMETPATEDYPVNMEIVKKYFNVTENPDVADFAMVYIENPKASIGYDKDDLKNGGNGYIPISLQYGDYTAIDAREVSIAGGDPLENFTNRSYKGKTVKTPNLTDANLVNDTKAKMKNKPVVVLINASNPMIFSEIEKSASAILLGFGVQDQAFIEIIAGKSEPSALLPMQMPANMNAVEKQSEDLPYDMECHKDSDGNRYDFGFGMNWKGVIKDTRVTKFKK
- a CDS encoding DUF3237 domain-containing protein — encoded protein: MKINLLQKLFVLLLITYNSNVYAQNAPVLEYLCTINVKLGVPMVPGDGPHGFRRIIPIVGGTVAGEKLQGEVLPGGADWQVIRKDGAAEISAEYQIKTTDGVIIYLKNTGLRIASPEVAARLGKGEMVDPKEYYFRMVTVFETPTGKYDWLNKSVFIANGTKNPQDVEIKIFKVL